The genomic region GGTTATCTGCGGGCCGTCATCCGTAGGGAGGATAGTCCCCGGCAGGTCGCAGCGCCGCGTGGGGTGGCGTGACACGATCTACTACGGGACTACAGCGGGCCGATCAGTAGCCGGTAGTGCCCCCCGAAGATCCGTCCACCGCGTCCGCGCAGCAGCGGGTCGCGCAGCGCCGGCGGGACGTCTCTGGTGCGGTTGCGGTCCCGGGTCCGGTCGGCCACCCATCGGGTACGCGGGCGACGACGACTCTCGTACGCCACAAGTGCCGCATCGACGCTGCTGGCTGCGCACAGTGATTCGGCAAGCACCACGGCGTCCTCAAGTGCCATGGCGGCACCCTGCGACAGGGTCGGCGCGGTGGCGTGGGCGGCGTCACCGACCAGCAGCACCCGTCCCCGGTACCAGCGGCCCAGCTCCACTTCGTCGGTGAGCCCGACGTGGACCTGGTCCGGCGTCAGCATCTCCAGCACCTCGGGCACAGGCCCCCGGTACTCGCCGAAGAGTTCGCGGAGCCGGGCCAGCGGGTCGGCGGGCGTCTTGGTGCCGGCCTCGTCGGCGTAGCAGTGCAGTCGACCCTCACCGATCGGCACCAACAACAGGCCGGAGCGCTGCCCGAGCAGCGCGGTCCACTCACTGACGGGTGGGCCGTCGCGCAGCACCGCCCGGTAGACCACCTGCCCGACGGGGCGGGGCGGCCCGCCGAGCGCGGCCAGCGCCCGGACCGAGGAACGCGGCCCGTCGGCGCCGATGACCAGGTCGTACTCGGTGGTGGTGTTGTCGGTGAAGGTGACGCCGACGCCTCCCGGAAGCAGGTCCAGGGCGCGGACCTCGGCGCCGTGGCGGACGGCGCCGCCGGCACCGCTGAGCAGCACCCGGTGCAGGTCCGCCCGGGGCAACGCCCGGCATTCGCCGACGCCGGCCCAGAGGGTGTCGAGATCCACCTCACACAGCGGCGCGCCTGTCGCGTCGAAGAAGCACTGCCTGTGGATGACCTGTCCGAGCGGGCGGACCGGGTCGTGCAGGTCGAGTCGGCGCAACGCGCGGGCGGCGTTGCCGGGCAGGTAGAGGCCTGTCGCGGTCGACTCCCCCGGCGGCAGTTTGTCGGTGACGTCGGGCCGGAAGCCCGCCAGGCGTAACGCCCGGGCCACGGCGAGGCCGGCGATGCCTGCGCCGACGACGAGGATGCGCAGGGGAGAGCCACCCATTGTGGTGTACGCCTCCGGAGGGGTTACGGCACGCGTTGGAGGCAACACGCTACTCGGCGCAATCGGCGCACACCAGAGCCCGACCGGCCGCCCGGAACCACCTCTCGGGGACGCGTGCCGCTCAGCTGGACGTGCGGCGACGGCCGTACGGCGGGCGGATGGCAATCCTCACATTTCACCAGTTTGACGCGAACGGTTGCGCCAGAGTTTCAGGCATGTAAATGTGTCAGCGAGCGTGGGAGCGCTCCCGCACCTGCCCCGACCCGTTCGGCGCACCGCACGCGCCCCAGTCAAGGAGCATCATGAAACGTCCACTTCGGGCCCTGCTGGCGGCCGGCCTGCTGCTCAGCGGCTCGCTCGTCGCCGTGGCCCTCGGCGGCACCGCCTCCGCCGACACCCAGATCTGCGAGCAGTACGGCTCCACCACCATCCAGGGCCGGTACGTGGTGCAGAACAACAAGTGGGGCACCACCGCCCAGCAGTGCATCAACGTCACAAGCACCGGCTTCGAGATCACGACGCAGAACGGCAGCAACCCCACGAACGGCGCGCCCACGGCGTACCCCTCGGTGTTCTTCGGTTGTCACTACACCAACTGCTCCCCCGGCACGAACCTGCCGATCCAGGTGAGCCAGATCAGCAGCGCCACCAGCAGCATCAACTACAGGTACGTCAGCGGCGCCACCTACAACGCGTCGTACGACATCTGGCTGGACCCGTCGCCCAAGCGCGACGGCGTCAACCAGATGGAGATCATGATCTGGCTCAACCGGCAGGGTTCGATCCAGCCCATCGGCTCGCGGGTCGGCAACACCACCCTCGCCGGCCGGACCTGGGAGGTGTGGCAGGGCAGCAACGGCTCGAACAACGTCATCTCGTACGTCGCGCCGTCGGCGATCTCCAGCCTGAACTTCAGCGTGCTGGAGTTCATCAACGACGTCCGCAACCGGGGCGCCATCACCAACAGCTGGTACCTGACAAGCATCCAGGCCGGCTTCGAGCCCTGGCAGGGCGGCGTCGGCCTCGCGGTGACCTCCTTCTCCGCGAACGTCAACGGCGGCGGCAACAACCCCACCACCCCGCCTCCGGCCACGACCCCGCCGCCGGGCGGTAGCTCGGGCTGCGCGGTGAAGTACACGCCGAACTCGTGGAACAACGGCTTCACCGCCGACGTGCAGATCACCAACACCGGCTCCAGCACGATCAACGGCTGGACGCTCAACTACACGCTGCCCAGCGGACAGCAGGTCACCAACGCCTGGAACGCCACGGTCAGCCAGAGCGGGTCCTCGGTGACCGCCCGCAACGCCGGCCACAACGGATCGATCGCACCCGGCGGCACGGCAAGCTTCGGCTACCAGGGAACGCTGAACGGGTCGTACTCGTCCCCGACCAGCTTCTCGCTCAACGGGACGTCCTGCTCCCGCGCCTGATACGGCCACTGTGCGGGGTCGCGACTGAAGTCGCGACCCCGCATCCGCATCCTCGCCGCCACCACCGCCCAGCAGCCCGACGCCGACCCGGAGATCATCGCGTTGACCGTCGCCTGGTCAACCTGGCGACGAACATCCCAAGTCCGAGCCCGACGACCCACTACCAGCGCAGACTCGGCCACTTAGCTTGAGACTTACTCGTCTAGGGCTCGAGCGTGGCGGGCATGCTGAAGGCGGCGACGTGACGGGCACCGATGAAGGCGTTGCTCTCTACGATCTTCCCGTTCTCGATCCGGAGTACGTCGACGACCAACGCCTCGTAGTGCGGGCTGCCGGGCCGGCGGAGATAGTTGATCAGTGCCGGGCGCCCGTTGGCCGAGGTGGGGAACGTACGCCAGTCGAGCGGTCGGCCGAGGAACTCCGCGGCCGCGTCGATCCCGACGACCGGCGGCTCGGGCGGCATCGTGATCCGTACGTCCTCGGCGAGCAGTGCCCGGAAAGTCTCCGGGTCCTTCGCGTTGGCGTAGCGGCGCAGGATCTCTTCGTCCTCACTGCTGAGCTGCGGGCGTCGCCAGTCCTTCGGGTCCGACGGAGCGCGCCGCCGGAGGGTGTGGCGGGCCCGCTGGAGGAGGCTGTTGACGGCCGCTACGGCGGTGTCGAGCGCGGCGGCGATCTCCTGCGGCGTCCAGCCGTGGACGTCGCGCAGCACGAAGGCAGCCCGCTGCCGCGGCGGCAGGTACATGAGCGCTGCGATCACGGCCAGCTCGACGGTCTCCCGGGCGGCGAGACCGGTCTGCGGATCGTCGGCCAGCAGGGCGTCGGGATAGGGACCGAGCTCGGTGGACCACTCCAGCGGATCACCGTACGGTACCGTCCGGTGACCGGCCGCCTTGCGGCTGTCGAGGAAGACGTTCGTGGCGATCCGGTAGAACCAGGTGCGCGCCGACGCCCGACCCTCGAAGCGGTCGCGAGCCCGCCAGGCACGCAGGAAGGTCTCCTGCACCAGGTCGTCCGCGTCGGTGACGTTCCCGGCGAGGCGGTAGCAGTGCACGTGTAGCTCACGCCGGTGCTCGTCGAAGGCGCGCTGCAGCCAGACCGCCTGCTCGTCAGGCGAGTCGGACATGTGATCTCCCCGGGGCTGACTGGTCCTCACAACCGTACTGACGACCGCGGGCCCCATCCGTCATCGGTCACCGATGACGATCGCCGACTCGGTCGTCTGTACCTGTGACCGATCCCCACTCCACGAAGGAGATAGCCATGACGGCAACCCCCGCGTCCAGCGCCGCAGCGCCCCCGGTCGTCGACCGGGAGACCTGGCTGCGCGAGCGCAACGAACTGCTGGTCCGGGAGAAGGCCCATACCCGTGAAGGAGACGCGATCGCAGCCGCTCGTCGTCAGCTGCCGATGACCTTGATGCCGACGGTGACGGTGCGGGGCCCTGGCGGGGACACCCCGCTGGTGGAGGTGTTCGAGGGCCGCCGGATGCTCATCGCCTACTTCCACATGTGGCACGACGGCAAACCGTACGAGCATCAGTGTGAGGGGTGCACCTTCTCGACCTGTCACATGCAGATGCTGGACTACCTGCACGCTCGGGACGTCACCTACGCCGTGTTCTGCCAGGGTCCCTACGACGAAAGTGCCCCGTTCGCGGAGTTCATGGGCTACAGGTTCCCCTGGTATTCGGCGAAAGACTCCGACCCGGCTCTGGCCGACGGTCGTGACTTCGGGTTCATCGCGTGCTACCTGCGCGACGGCGACAAGGTCTACGAGACCTACTGGACCACCGGGCGTGGCGTGGAGGCGTTGATGACCACGTACCACGCCCTGGACCTCACGGTGTACGGCCGGCAGGAGAACTGGGAAAACTCGCCTGAAGGCTGGCCGCGGGTCACCGGGCACCCTTGGCGTCTCAACGGCCGCCCCACCGCGCAATGGTCACGCCCCGGCGTCGCACCGCGATGACGTCCTGATGATCGAGGTGATCATGCTCGGGTCGGCCGCGGTGTCAGCCTGCTGCTGCGTCGTGCCGCAGGCGGGCGCTTCCCGCAGAGCCCGAATGCTTGCGGGTGCGACAGTCGCTGTCATGGTCGCGGTGACCCTCGACGCCGCACCGGTTGTGCAGCACGCGGGCACGCTGCTGCTCCTGGCCTTGGCGGTGGCAATCGTCGTCGGCGATCCGACCGAGCGCGGCCCGGAGCTGGAGTGGCACCGTATGGCCGGGGCCGTGCTCATGGCGCTCGCCGTGCTGATGCATCAACACGGCGAGTCGATGGCTACCCGCCACATGGCCGCCGGGCCCCGGACGGACCACGGCACCGTCACCGGCCATGACGCGGCGCTCGTGTTGCTACGCGCCGCCACGGCCGAAGTGACCATTGCTGCCAGCCTCGAGGGTCGACACTGGCGGTTACAAGGAAAGACGCGAAGACGGTAAACAGCAAAAACAAGCGTAGTGTCGAGGCTCGGGGCACAGACCTCAACGCCCTGAAGAACCTTGCCGTTCACACCGCGACAGCCCGTCGGAGGCGATCCCTGTCGTCGTCGGCACCAACCACCACGTCGTCCTCGGATTCGATTCGCCAAGCGGTGGAGAAGGCACGCACGTCCCATCGGCCAGAGCGCGCCTCGTCAACGAGGTTGAACAGCAGGCTGTTTTCATCACGCAGCCGCGCACCTCGCGCTTACAGCCCAAGCAGGGCGTCCAACTCGGCGGACAAGCCCAAACTTCACTCACTGGCCACAGACCTCGATCAAGGCATAGCCTTCAGTCGTACGCCTGCATTCTCGGCCGCACGTTCCGCGGCACTGATTATTGAATCAATCTCCCGCGAATACAATCCGAGGTCCTCCACTGCCTGCACAAACGTCATAATCTTTGCGTGCAGCATGAGGTCGTCCGGCAATTCGATAGTTGATTGGGGAAGGAGCGCATCTCGGACGACTACCTCCGCAAGAATTTCGTCCAGTCGAACGTCGCTGGACGACTTCGCTACCCGGGCCGCGAATTTTGGCACAAGCTCCACAGATGAAGGAGACGGAAATCGCTCCCGAAGCACGGCAGCGGTTGCCTGGTCAATGAGTTCGGCCGCCGCCTCGCTGGACTCCTCATCAGGCAGCGCTGACAGGAGTTCTCGGTCATAGGAGGCTTGCGCCTTGAGAATCTGCCCGACCACCGACCTGGGTCCACTCGTAGGCAGGGCACTTCCTAGCCCTGCAACAGTCGGCCGCTTGCGTGCTTTGCGGCGTAGCCGGTCGGCCCGCGATTCGGCCGCTCGCACCAACTCGGCGCACTGCTCTCCACTTGGGAACTGACTCTGCACCAGGTCGGCGAGAATCGGCAGGATGCCTCTCTTCACATTCCGGCTCACAGAAGAGGAATTATTGAAAGCCAGGTCAATCAGCTCAGCGATTTGGAGGTCGGTCGCCGACCTGCCCGTACGGTTGATTACGCCTTCCAGGTACACGGCTACACGCTGGTCGGACGCCTCTCGGGAGAACGTGCGGCGCATCGCCAGTACCCATGCTTGAAATATCAGTTCCGGCGTCGATCGGGGGTGCGCCAGCAACCAAAAGGCATGCCTACGGTGTCCGCTTCGAAGAATCCTCCATGCTGCAAGCCCAGCGGGGCTGAGCATGTGCTGAGGACCATCGGTGGCGCCATGGTTCATCGACTCCGCTCCCTGACTAGGCGTGGCTACGGCCGCGATCGCCGCGGGACCGGCTCATTGGCAGCGCAGAACCATCCGGGTATCGGCTCACGGAGCACACCCTCCCTCACAAGTTCGCGACACACTTGCTCGGCACAGTGGCCGACCTCCGACCCCGCTCCTTGAGATTGATTCGAGAAGCGCAACAAACGCCATGGATCAAATACCGCGGAATCATCGGGAAGAAGATCGACGTCCACCTCACGGCCGACTGCGTCGACCGTCAACACACCACGACCGTGGACCTGATACTCCACACCTCCCAGGACCCCACTTCGCTGAATTCCACCTTTCCTGGCCTCCGCAACCAACTGCCCGAGGTTTTCCAGGTCTGGACCACTCTGAAGAAGAGCGGCGCGAAGCGCGCTAAGAGCTTCAAGGAAGTCTACGATCTGCGTACGCCAATAAGTGGACCCACTCATCTCCGCTACTCCAGTTCGATCCGGACCCCGAACGAGCCTTCCTCGAACCAGCCGCAGTACTCGTCGAAGTCTAGATGGGACCCGGCCGGGGCGCTGGGCTGCGCGAGGGTGAGCAGGTGACGCGCGAGCGAGGTGAGCCCAGCCGCGTTGCCCGAGATCAAGATCGTCTTCGCCGTCGTCTCGAGCACCTCTATTCGCAGGACGGTGTCGTCGTCCCAGTCGCTGATCAGGCCACGGCCAGGGTCATACGGGATGACTCCGACGACGACGGGCTCCTTCGGCGGCTCGTCATGGTCGATCACGTCTGGCAGGCCCGACACGGGTGCCACTCCTTCTCCTCCGGTAAATAGACGTGATGGTTGCTCACGGGCCCACCGCCGCGTCGTCCAGCCGATCGAGTTCCGGTACCGCACGTGGCGCTGACCGCCACCCTTCAACCCGTAAGCGCGATTACCAGCGGCTCGGAATTCGGCGACAGGTACTCGTGGCCGGGGACGTATTCCACATGAAGGTGGGCGGAATCGTCACCCTCTTCGGCGAAGCCCACGATGGTCGACGCAAGGGACTCCAACTCCCCCGATCCACCGGAGAATGCCAAGGCGCGAGAATCTGTCGAAAGCGATATCACAACATCACCGGACGTACATGTTGACTCTATCGTCGACGGTGCCTCGCTATTTGGAAAAGGGTCCGCCTCGGCGTTGAGCAGCAGTGTCTCCCTGTCGGAGCGGAGCGCTTGGGCCAGGCTTAGCAAATCCAGCCGAGTTCCTGACAATTCCATTTCAGCTGTCGCGTCCGAACGCAGGACTTGCATATTCATCCTCCTCCTTCGCAAGCCAGCAGCAGTCGGCGGGCGGAGCTGTCGACGGACCCATGGCCCATGAGGTTGGCAGCCGACGTCGCGACCAGGTTCAGTCACTTGCCCTCTGGTAGCCCAGGGTTTCACGCAAGAGTGCCAGGATCGCGGCGCAGAAGGCGTCCTCAGCCGGAGCGGCATGAGTGACCAGCGTAAGCGCAGTTGCCTCTGGCAGAGCCAGTTCGACCCCGGTCCATCCTGACAGCGGGCCGTCGTCCAGCCGACCCTCGCCGACGACGTCTACCTCTACCACCAGGCCGTGGTGAATCTGGTAGATGAGCGTCACTGGCGCGGACCCATCCGGCATCGGGAGGTACCCGTGCTCCTCCCAGTGCTCGTCCATCGCCGCATCGCGGGCGAACATCAGTTCACCGCGAGCCGGATAGCCAGCAGCATCGCCGAGGTCGATGGTCATCGGCTCTTTGCCGTCATCGATGCCGATGAGCGCAGACGGCCAGAGTCGCCGCATGCTACGGACGAACGCGGTCACGGCTGGTCGCGCGTCGAAAGGCACCACGACGAGGGTGTCCACCCCAGTGATCTCCACCCACCCTCCTGTCACGACCTCGGCACCCACCTCAACGCCGCTGCACGGGCAGGAGCCTCCCAACCCTACGCAGCCGCCTCCCGGCAGCACCGGCTGTCGTAGACCGTGGTCAAGAGCACCCGTCCTTCAGAAGGTGCCGCGAGCCCGAAGTCGGCTCGCACTGCCTGCCTTCCGACTACATCCGGCCAAACAGGAGTCGTCAGGGATCCGGCCACCTCGGGAGCGCCGGCGCGGAACAGCACCGCAACGACCCCTCTTTCGCATGGCGAGGCGCGCCCCTCGCTCAAGGAGCGAGGGACGGTACGACCCGCAGTTCGGTCGCACCGCCCCTCGACCACCTATCGGCTCATTCCAAGGTCAACCATTCGTTGTACGCCTCATACGCGCTCTCCGTCACGTCCCGCAGGTCCCATTCGGATAAGTAGCCCGCCTTAGCTGCGAGCAACCCCAGCGACTTTCCCGCTTGCGACAGAATCTCGCCCGGCTCATCCCAGGATGACGCGACACCTATAAGAATCTCTTTCGCCTTGACTGAGTCAAGCTCAGCCATTCGTGAAATGGCGTCGCATCTTTCCGAAACACCACCTGACTTGTCCATCGCGACCAGCGCGAGCTCGAAGAAGTCATCGGTCATAGCGGGCAGGATCCGAGAACATGGGTCAGCGCATCCGTCGTCTCGTCGGTCACAGGACAGGTAGGAGGATAGTGCGGAAGCGCTCCGCCTCTGCGACCGCGTCGTCCAGCTCGTCGAGAGCTGCGCGGTCATCGGGGTCATGGCGCAGCAGGCGAGCCGCCTCCTCCAACTGCATCAACAGGGCAGTGAACATATCGCCGCGAGAACCGACGCCGCTCCAAAGGCGAACCATGGAGGGGCGATACCAGCAGGCGGCAAAGGGGGCGTGACCTTCTGGTCACGCCCCCTTTGCCGTCCTTACTTCAGTGTTGTTACCCCAATTGGATTTCTACGCATTCAGGGCAATCACCAGGGGTTCGGTTCTTGGCGAGAGATATTCATGCCCCGGAACATGCTCCACATGAATATGGGCGGTGATGTCACCTTCATCCCCAAATTCTTCAAGGACAGACGCGAACACCTCCAGCTCTTCCGCACCACCCTCTATCCGCAACGCGTCACGATCGGACAGATAGGAAATCATGAGGTTGCCCTCGGTGCGCTCGAACTCAATGGCGGGCAAAGCCTTATCGTAGGGCGACGGATCCCCTCCGACATCTAAAGGGATACGACCCCGGCCTGATCGCAATCGAGCTGCCAAGTCCCGTAGTTCCCGATCTGTCCCAGACAACTCGAGCTCGCCGGTGTCCTTGTGATATAGAACCTTCACTCCCACCCCTTACAGCCGGACATCAGCAGTAGTCCCCTGACCTAATCGTAGACGGGTCGATCGGAAGATGGGGATCCTTGAGCGGTCCCGACGTCACGGGCCTACCGTTAATCTGCGTCTCCAGGTTGAGATGGGGTCCTAGCTTCTGGACGTGTGGAACGTTGGGATTGACATCGAACCGTGCGATTTTACGTACCTTGTTGCCATTCTCATCGACGTATCCGTTCTCAAACTGAACAGCTTTGCTGCCCGAGCGGCGCGACATGGGGTTGTCGCCAACGTGGGCTGCAGCAAGATCCAAGGCCTCGTCCATGGAAATGCCGTTGTTCGTATTGTGAACGAGGACTGACGTATTGCCGGCGAGCACATAGTACGTGTGAATGTCGTCAACCGTGAGGTTGTATACCGTTTGTTGGGCGGTCCAACGCTCGATTGCGGAGACTTGAACAAGAGTGCCGGCCGAGGTGCGGAGCCACTGGCCAACCGACAGGTTTGTGGCATCCACCCATTCGCGCAGATCTGGGACCCAGAACGGATGCTCGTCCGTAGCTACCACACTGCCGGCACTGTCTTCGCCTTGCCCAGCGACACCAACCGTGATGCGGACCAGGTTCTTGGCTCCCGATCCGATGATGGTTGCCACCACCTGCTTGGCGGCAGTACCACCAGACAGCGCATCGGTGGCCAGGATCACATCTCCGGGCTGGATGTCCTCAATCGGCTTCCGCGTGCCGTCAGCCATAAGAACAAGAGTTCCTGGGGCGAAACTGTTGCACTTACCGAGCTTCAAGAAGTCCTTGGCACCGTCGATCAGGTCGCCGAGAAGGCCCTTGGTTCTCGTGACGAGGTTGCCGAACTTCTTCCACTTCCATGGAGCGCCGTATCTAGCCGCCAGCTTGCCGATTGCTCCACCGATGGCCGAGGTGGCGACGTTGATGGCGGTGTTGAGACAGCCGCCCATGTCGCCCTTGAGGAAGCAGTCCAGGGCATCGGTGATGCCCAACTCGTCCATCAGGATCTTCGCGAGGGCCTTGGCCGCGTTCAGGAGCTTCTGCTTCGCCCGCGCGATGCGAGCCTGGCGCTCCTTCTCGGCTGCTGCTGCCGCGGCCGCACGGCGGTCCTTTTCGCTGGCCCGGGGGTTGTTCCACGCGTTGATCGTGGGCTCGTCCGGGTCGTACGCCTTCGAGCAGCCACCACAGCCGTCGTTGTGTCCCTTGACCTTGTGGTAGTTGCCGTACATGTCCTCGTAGTCGGCACCGGGACCGCAGGCGTCGTCGGAGCACGCCTTGAGGCCGTCGGGGTCGGAGTACGAGATCGGGTTGTTGTTGGCGTACGCGTACCCGTGCATCTGCTGCGGGTCGTTGACGTCGATGATCGGGTCGACGGAGATGAACCGACCGGTGACGGTGTCGTACTCGCGGGCGCCGATGTTCACCAGGCCCGTTGTCGAGTCCTGGTTGCCGTTGACGAAGCCCTTCTCCGTCGGCCACTGCCCCGGTGTTGGTGGCGTGCCTCGGGACTCACCGAACGGCGTGCTGCGCCGGTGCACGATCGCACCGTTCTCGTCGACAGTCGCCTGACCCGTGCCGTGGTGGTCGGAGGCGACGTAGTGCAGACCGTTGATCTTCCGAACGATCGTGCCGCCGCCCGGCAGGGAGTAGTAACGGGTGCCGTCGGTCGCCCTGGTGGTGTGGTCGAGCCGGACCTCCATGCCCGGCAGGTAGAGCGTCGTCGCGGTCGGCTCCTTGCGGAGCATCCGGGAGCCGTCGACGTCGTACAGGAAACTGGTCTTTTTGCCCGTGGCGTCGGTGACGGACTCGAGGTTGCCCTCGGCGTCCCACTTCAGGGTCTGGTCCTCGCCGACCTTCGTCCGCTTCGTGGTGTTGCCCGCCGCGTCGTAGCCGTACTCGTGGAGCTTCGAGCCCGCCGGCGTCGTCTCGGTCATCTTGCTCAGGGTGTGCGGCTGCGGCTGGCCCGCGGTCGGATAGGTGTAGACGCGCTCCTTGAGCGAGGTGCCGTTTGCGGCGAACTGCGACTCGGTCTTGCGGTTGCCCACCACGTCGTAGGTGTAGGAGTGGTGGTACGGGGCCACCCCACCCACACCCGTGGTCGACGGGCCTCCGGCACACGGGTCGGTGGCGGTGCTCGCCGACGTCCAGGCCCGCTCCATGCGGCGCAGGTAGTCGTAGGAGAAGCACTGCACGTCCCGGGTGCCCGAGGGCGTGTCGGCGATCCGGGTGATGTTGCCGGAAGCGTCGTAGCTGTACTGCGCGTCGATGTCGATGACCGGCGCGCCGCTGCGGTCCAACCGCTGGTGGGTGAGCCGCTTGGAGCCCTGCTCGTACCCGTAGGTCGACCAGACCTTGTTGGCGCCGAGCTTCGCCTCGGTCTGGATGACCTCACTGGTCGCCGAGTAGTCGACGTCCGTCAGGTACGGCACGTCGCCCTCGGTCGCGGTCAACCGCTCCATGCTGTCGTACGTGTAGGCGATGCTCTCGAACGGCAAGCCTCCACCGTCGGACATGCCCGTCGCCCGAACGGTGCCGTCCTCGTTGTACTCGGCCGCGAAGCTGTACAACCCAGCGAGTTCCGCGCCGGCGTGCTCGGGCACCTGGTAGTAGGTGGCGTGCGGCCGGTAGAGCTCGTCGTAGCCGGTGTAGTAGGTGGCGTACTCCGCCCCGTCGATCCACCGGCTCGTCATGGAGAGCTGCCCGAGCATCTCCAGGTCGTACGTCCAGCTGCTGAGCAGTTCGCCGGTCTCGGCCGCCCCCTTGTAGCTGGCGGTGGTCCGGCCGATCGCGTCGTACGTGGTGCTGATCGTCTGCTGCACACCGTTCGTGGTGCTGGTGAGCCGGTCCAGGTTGTCGTACGTCATCGTCGACGTGCCGGCATCCGGGTCGATCGACTTGACCTTGCGGCCGAGCTGGTCGTACTCGTGCTTCCAGACGTTGCCGGCGGGGTCGGTGACCGTCGCGAGCTGGCCGGAGCGGTTGTAGGTGTAGAGGGTCTTGTCCGAGGCACCCGACGGCCCGGTGCCCTTGTACTGCAACAGCTGGGTCGTCTGCCCGAGTGCGTTGGAGATCGCCGTGGTGGGGGTGCCGCCCTCCGGCGGGTCGACCGAGACGCGGTCACCGCCGTACGTGGTGCTGGTGCGCCACTTCTCGTTACCCGCTACCGCGAAGATCTCCGCCTTGACCCGGTCGGCCCCGTCGTAGACGTAGAGCGTCTGGCCGTCGACCTCACCGTTGCGGGCGGGGAAGATGGCGTCCGTCGGAGCACCGGCGGCGTTGTAGGTCGCGTACGTCTTGTCGAGGTTGCCGGTCGCTGTGTAGAAGGTGTCCGCGATCATCCGGGTGCCGTTCGGCCCCTCGGTCTGCACCTGGCGGGGCCGCAGCAGACCGTCGTGCAGCTTGTACTCGACGCTGTACGAGCCGTCGTTCTGCCGCTTCTCCGTCTTGACCGCCACCGGCTTGTCGGTGCGGATCAGGTAGCTGTACTTGATGCTCGGGTTGTCGCCGCTGCGGTCCGGCATCCACACGTTGGCCAGCCGGCCCAACGCGTCGTACTGCAATTTGCTGACCAGGTTGTTCGGGTCGGTCTGCTTGACCGGGCTGCCCCAGGCCGGGGCGTACTCGGTTGTGGTGACGTGCTCGAGCGGGTTCGTCTCGACCACCTTCGTGGTCAGACCGTTCGTCTCGGTGTACGCGGTGGTGGTGGTCTTGCCCATCGCGTCGGTGGCGCTGAGCGGCCGACCGTACGCGTCGAAGGTTCCCGACGCGGTGGTGATGTAGGTGGCGGTGGTGCCGTTGTGGCTTGCCATCCGCTCCGACTTGGTCGGGTTGCCAAGCGTGGGCGCCACCCCGAACGCCTTGCCGTCGTAGAGGGTGCGGGTGTCGGAGATGACCTGGGTCTTGCGGTCCACCGGCGAGGTGCCGCACGACACCGACAACGACTCGGTGCGTGCCACCAGGCTGTACAGGTGGAGGCTGGGGTTGTCGGCGTAGGTGGTGGTGTTGCACGCCTCGTCGCCTGCGACGTCGACGTCGCCGAGGTTCTC from Micromonospora profundi harbors:
- a CDS encoding DUF899 family protein — its product is MTATPASSAAAPPVVDRETWLRERNELLVREKAHTREGDAIAAARRQLPMTLMPTVTVRGPGGDTPLVEVFEGRRMLIAYFHMWHDGKPYEHQCEGCTFSTCHMQMLDYLHARDVTYAVFCQGPYDESAPFAEFMGYRFPWYSAKDSDPALADGRDFGFIACYLRDGDKVYETYWTTGRGVEALMTTYHALDLTVYGRQENWENSPEGWPRVTGHPWRLNGRPTAQWSRPGVAPR
- a CDS encoding Imm32 family immunity protein, whose translation is MPAIEFERTEGNLMISYLSDRDALRIEGGAEELEVFASVLEEFGDEGDITAHIHVEHVPGHEYLSPRTEPLVIALNA
- a CDS encoding RNA polymerase subunit sigma-70, translating into MSDSPDEQAVWLQRAFDEHRRELHVHCYRLAGNVTDADDLVQETFLRAWRARDRFEGRASARTWFYRIATNVFLDSRKAAGHRTVPYGDPLEWSTELGPYPDALLADDPQTGLAARETVELAVIAALMYLPPRQRAAFVLRDVHGWTPQEIAAALDTAVAAVNSLLQRARHTLRRRAPSDPKDWRRPQLSSEDEEILRRYANAKDPETFRALLAEDVRITMPPEPPVVGIDAAAEFLGRPLDWRTFPTSANGRPALINYLRRPGSPHYEALVVDVLRIENGKIVESNAFIGARHVAAFSMPATLEP
- a CDS encoding DUF6896 domain-containing protein translates to MSGSTYWRTQIVDFLEALSALRAALLQSGPDLENLGQLVAEARKGGIQRSGVLGGVEYQVHGRGVLTVDAVGREVDVDLLPDDSAVFDPWRLLRFSNQSQGAGSEVGHCAEQVCRELVREGVLREPIPGWFCAANEPVPRRSRP
- a CDS encoding FAD-dependent monooxygenase, with protein sequence MGGSPLRILVVGAGIAGLAVARALRLAGFRPDVTDKLPPGESTATGLYLPGNAARALRRLDLHDPVRPLGQVIHRQCFFDATGAPLCEVDLDTLWAGVGECRALPRADLHRVLLSGAGGAVRHGAEVRALDLLPGGVGVTFTDNTTTEYDLVIGADGPRSSVRALAALGGPPRPVGQVVYRAVLRDGPPVSEWTALLGQRSGLLLVPIGEGRLHCYADEAGTKTPADPLARLRELFGEYRGPVPEVLEMLTPDQVHVGLTDEVELGRWYRGRVLLVGDAAHATAPTLSQGAAMALEDAVVLAESLCAASSVDAALVAYESRRRPRTRWVADRTRDRNRTRDVPPALRDPLLRGRGGRIFGGHYRLLIGPL
- a CDS encoding Imm32 family immunity protein gives rise to the protein MNMQVLRSDATAEMELSGTRLDLLSLAQALRSDRETLLLNAEADPFPNSEAPSTIESTCTSGDVVISLSTDSRALAFSGGSGELESLASTIVGFAEEGDDSAHLHVEYVPGHEYLSPNSEPLVIALTG
- a CDS encoding Imm32 family immunity protein, whose amino-acid sequence is MSGLPDVIDHDEPPKEPVVVGVIPYDPGRGLISDWDDDTVLRIEVLETTAKTILISGNAAGLTSLARHLLTLAQPSAPAGSHLDFDEYCGWFEEGSFGVRIELE
- a CDS encoding GH12 family glycosyl hydrolase domain-containing protein, with the protein product MKRPLRALLAAGLLLSGSLVAVALGGTASADTQICEQYGSTTIQGRYVVQNNKWGTTAQQCINVTSTGFEITTQNGSNPTNGAPTAYPSVFFGCHYTNCSPGTNLPIQVSQISSATSSINYRYVSGATYNASYDIWLDPSPKRDGVNQMEIMIWLNRQGSIQPIGSRVGNTTLAGRTWEVWQGSNGSNNVISYVAPSAISSLNFSVLEFINDVRNRGAITNSWYLTSIQAGFEPWQGGVGLAVTSFSANVNGGGNNPTTPPPATTPPPGGSSGCAVKYTPNSWNNGFTADVQITNTGSSTINGWTLNYTLPSGQQVTNAWNATVSQSGSSVTARNAGHNGSIAPGGTASFGYQGTLNGSYSSPTSFSLNGTSCSRA